A stretch of the Microbacterium sp. NC79 genome encodes the following:
- a CDS encoding glycosyl hydrolase family 28-related protein has product MSSQTATPSKQRRIARLTTACSAALLVASSLTFASPAAAATNVNVYAFGAIGDGTTNDRQAIQDAIDAVAAAGGGTVTLPGGTATTPAVFLSGNLVLDSHVTLEIAANAVLKQSQNTADYANTPQLGRVIPGSTIAFITYLDQNYPFIYAGNETDVHLAGDGEIALTRNGGDSTSILTHGVGLFEVSNYSIKDVTISGASAYNITVRSTDSGEISGVTTTAPATLNSDGISIMNSSDLVVHNNDLTTLDDGIYVWASYDDPRRSAWWNSDTPTPSDNIEIYQNVVNNQATNGSHGFLFINWTAAAPDKSAVEISRVNVHDNSFTATYPIGALNQDIYHSSIGDKTPSKWLRFVDNDLFITPGSGGSLSTGLAGMATTDLETDAPTVYNFATSSNATGLYNNNFDGGNAWPTQVGLSFWSTEGATAAVSVGPTGRYATVPSYNTGYASVTQGIYLAAGTYSLTVDVKTTGTPFRLLAVQASPLTTVASSTTTATAWTTETLNFTVTTPGNYRIGVDNVGSGWGPSDSASVDNVTLTKTS; this is encoded by the coding sequence ATGTCCAGTCAGACCGCAACCCCTTCAAAACAGCGACGAATCGCACGATTGACAACCGCGTGCTCCGCCGCGTTACTCGTCGCCAGTTCCCTGACGTTTGCGAGCCCCGCAGCCGCTGCGACCAACGTCAACGTCTACGCATTCGGTGCAATTGGCGACGGAACGACCAATGATCGGCAGGCAATCCAAGACGCCATCGACGCGGTTGCCGCCGCAGGTGGTGGCACCGTCACGCTGCCCGGAGGCACGGCGACGACGCCCGCGGTCTTCCTGTCTGGCAACCTCGTACTCGATTCGCACGTGACGCTCGAAATCGCCGCCAACGCAGTCCTGAAGCAGAGCCAGAACACCGCCGACTACGCCAATACTCCGCAACTTGGCCGCGTCATCCCCGGAAGCACCATCGCGTTCATCACGTACCTTGATCAGAACTATCCGTTCATCTACGCCGGCAATGAAACCGATGTTCACCTTGCCGGCGACGGCGAAATCGCCCTTACGCGCAACGGCGGCGACTCAACGAGCATCCTCACGCACGGCGTGGGATTGTTTGAGGTCTCGAACTACTCCATCAAGGACGTGACGATCTCCGGTGCCTCCGCGTACAACATCACTGTGCGTAGCACTGACAGTGGGGAGATTTCGGGCGTCACGACGACGGCACCCGCGACCCTCAACTCCGATGGCATTTCGATCATGAACAGTTCAGATCTCGTTGTTCACAACAACGATCTGACGACGCTCGATGACGGCATCTACGTGTGGGCCAGCTACGACGACCCTCGCCGCAGCGCATGGTGGAACTCTGACACTCCCACTCCGAGTGACAACATCGAGATCTACCAGAACGTGGTGAATAACCAGGCCACGAACGGATCGCATGGTTTCTTGTTCATTAACTGGACAGCGGCGGCACCCGATAAGTCCGCCGTCGAGATCTCCCGCGTCAACGTACACGACAACTCCTTCACGGCGACGTACCCCATCGGTGCCCTCAATCAAGACATTTATCACTCGTCGATTGGCGACAAGACGCCAAGCAAGTGGCTCCGTTTCGTGGACAACGATCTGTTCATCACCCCTGGTTCCGGCGGGTCACTGAGCACGGGCTTAGCAGGCATGGCCACGACCGATCTCGAAACCGATGCCCCGACGGTCTACAACTTCGCCACATCGAGCAACGCGACAGGGCTCTACAACAACAACTTCGACGGCGGCAATGCGTGGCCGACCCAGGTTGGTTTGTCGTTCTGGTCAACCGAGGGTGCAACCGCGGCAGTCTCGGTCGGCCCGACGGGACGATACGCCACGGTGCCCAGCTACAACACCGGTTATGCGAGTGTCACGCAGGGGATCTACCTCGCCGCTGGCACCTACTCACTGACGGTCGATGTCAAAACGACCGGCACACCCTTCCGGTTGCTGGCAGTGCAGGCCTCGCCGCTCACGACCGTGGCATCGAGCACAACAACCGCCACGGCATGGACCACCGAGACCCTTAATTTCACGGTTACAACGCCCGGCAACTACCGCATCGGGGTTGACAATGTTGGGTCGGGTTGGGGGCCCAGCGACAGCGCAAGCGTCGATAACGTAACCCTCACCAAGACCAGCTGA
- a CDS encoding ABC transporter substrate-binding protein, whose translation MVKTNAWEQVLFGLMWNGLVKTNAQGEIEGDLAESWSSSDDLMTWTFKLRSGVEFSNGNALTAQSVVDTIAYYQDPDTATQLKNNVAPIKSVSATSETEVVFTLDAANALFPQSIELVKVVDKENIDELATKPAVTGPYMVKEFVTDDHLLLTINPDYFGEKPAITEIDLVKAADSSAAVTALQSGDLDVVWSVPLSQVASIEGEGSLQVISPELIGQYVSWEVDMTSPPFNDVRARQALAYAIDRDAILANAYYGQGVTSPTNNPLTENNPAFGGDLTDYSYDLDKAKSLFAEAGIKEGDSIIWWGASNAYPEWNTSAQILQASLKEIGITLDIQNTDIATWPSKFYPAGQTYPNMVVPNFQSYQAVPSDLFLFLQSGRCECNWNSTEFDDLYASAITTGDVAEQNKAWAKVQELMNQEVPIYVPVQFTTVTAATGSVTGIWVDSGGTPHFENAKLSD comes from the coding sequence GTGGTGAAGACAAACGCCTGGGAACAGGTCTTGTTTGGGCTGATGTGGAACGGGCTCGTTAAGACAAATGCTCAGGGCGAGATCGAAGGTGATCTTGCTGAGTCGTGGTCGTCGAGCGACGACCTGATGACGTGGACGTTCAAGCTTCGGTCTGGAGTTGAGTTCTCGAACGGTAACGCCCTGACGGCGCAGTCCGTCGTTGACACGATTGCGTACTACCAGGATCCTGACACGGCCACGCAGCTCAAGAACAATGTCGCACCGATCAAGAGCGTGTCCGCAACGTCCGAAACCGAGGTTGTTTTCACGCTGGACGCGGCCAACGCACTCTTCCCCCAGTCGATTGAACTGGTCAAAGTTGTTGACAAAGAAAACATCGACGAGCTGGCAACTAAGCCGGCCGTCACGGGCCCGTACATGGTCAAGGAGTTCGTCACAGACGATCACCTGCTGCTGACGATCAACCCGGACTACTTCGGCGAGAAGCCAGCCATTACGGAGATCGACCTCGTGAAGGCCGCCGATTCCTCCGCAGCGGTCACCGCTCTGCAGTCTGGTGACCTCGACGTGGTGTGGTCAGTACCGCTTTCGCAGGTCGCCTCGATCGAGGGAGAGGGCTCACTCCAGGTGATCTCTCCCGAACTGATCGGTCAGTACGTGAGCTGGGAAGTCGACATGACGTCGCCGCCTTTCAACGACGTACGCGCTCGCCAAGCGCTTGCCTACGCCATTGACCGTGACGCCATTCTTGCGAATGCGTACTACGGCCAGGGAGTGACTTCACCGACGAACAACCCGCTTACGGAGAACAACCCCGCGTTCGGCGGTGACCTCACGGACTACTCCTACGACCTTGACAAGGCCAAGTCGCTGTTTGCCGAAGCCGGCATCAAGGAGGGCGATTCAATCATCTGGTGGGGTGCGTCGAACGCCTACCCGGAGTGGAACACTAGTGCCCAAATCCTGCAGGCGAGCCTGAAGGAGATCGGTATCACGCTCGATATCCAGAACACCGATATCGCGACGTGGCCGTCGAAGTTCTATCCCGCCGGCCAGACCTATCCCAACATGGTGGTTCCGAACTTCCAGTCCTACCAAGCGGTGCCGAGCGACCTGTTCCTCTTCCTGCAGTCAGGGCGTTGTGAATGCAACTGGAACAGCACGGAGTTTGACGACCTGTACGCCTCGGCGATCACTACGGGAGATGTCGCTGAGCAGAACAAGGCGTGGGCAAAGGTTCAGGAACTCATGAACCAGGAGGTACCAATCTACGTACCGGTTCAGTTCACGACGGTGACGGCTGCAACTGGATCAGTCACGGGAATCTGGGTCGACAGCGGAGGTACACCGCACTTCGAGAATGCAAAGCTCTCGGACTGA
- a CDS encoding ABC transporter permease encodes MAYVFRRIATSAAMLLLASILIFVILRALPGDPVLARLGASPGVTQETLDRLREEAGLEDPLIFQYLGWVKGALTGDLGMSYFSNAPVAELISTRMWPTLQLTVMTVVLAVLIAVPAAILATRRPHGLADRTIAFFSSVGMAFPPFIAGIILIIVFAVTLKLLPARGYVPFFEDPIGNLSRMILPALALTVAASPLVFRHLRSTLNDALRSPFSRTAAGKGGSATRVVLQHALPNASIPSLTMVGLIFGYTLGGSVIVEYAFGISGLGTLSIEAAFRRDYAVLQSTVLFAAAMFILVALLVDLLIYRLDPRLKVSNG; translated from the coding sequence ATGGCCTACGTTTTTCGGAGGATCGCCACGAGCGCAGCAATGCTGCTCCTCGCGTCAATTCTGATCTTCGTCATCCTGCGTGCCCTCCCTGGCGACCCGGTCCTCGCACGACTGGGTGCGTCACCCGGAGTGACACAAGAAACTTTGGACCGGCTTCGCGAGGAAGCCGGGCTCGAGGATCCGCTCATCTTCCAATACCTGGGATGGGTAAAGGGTGCTCTCACAGGAGACCTCGGAATGTCTTACTTCAGCAATGCGCCGGTTGCGGAGCTCATCTCCACCCGAATGTGGCCCACGCTGCAGCTGACCGTCATGACAGTAGTCCTCGCGGTCTTGATCGCTGTTCCCGCAGCGATCCTGGCAACGCGTCGGCCCCACGGGCTCGCCGACCGAACCATCGCCTTCTTCTCTTCCGTCGGAATGGCCTTCCCGCCGTTCATCGCCGGAATCATCTTGATCATCGTGTTCGCGGTGACACTAAAATTGCTCCCCGCACGTGGGTATGTTCCCTTCTTTGAGGATCCAATCGGCAACTTGTCGCGAATGATCCTCCCCGCGCTCGCCCTCACCGTCGCCGCGAGCCCGCTCGTCTTTCGACACCTCCGTAGCACACTGAACGATGCGCTGCGCTCCCCCTTCAGCCGCACGGCTGCAGGCAAGGGCGGCTCTGCGACTCGGGTCGTGTTGCAGCACGCGTTGCCGAACGCCAGCATCCCCAGCTTGACGATGGTCGGTTTGATCTTCGGATACACGCTCGGCGGCAGCGTCATCGTCGAATACGCATTTGGAATCTCGGGACTCGGCACGTTGTCGATCGAAGCTGCGTTTCGACGCGACTACGCCGTACTCCAGTCCACCGTCTTGTTCGCCGCGGCGATGTTCATCCTTGTCGCGCTCCTCGTTGACCTTCTCATATATCGCCTCGACCCCCGATTGAAGGTGTCCAATGGCTGA
- a CDS encoding ABC transporter permease → MAELTITSVIRTGPFAPKRRWRQPLVPLLLALVVLACFVGPTFLPHAADQVNNSNPFAPPSWDHWFGTDEIGRDMFARVLVGGQISLSVSFGAVAVAFVVGTIWGTVAALRKGWADELLMRFADISMAVPQILFALLCVASFGASILSLILIIGLLLAPSTARMARATLLEELRLDYVAAARAYGASTPRVLLTEVLPNALPGLLAQTAINVASAMILEASLSFVGLGVPPPAMSWGVLMQQGYGQLFSHPLYIVWPAVAMLMTVLLLNLVADRGGNRSKEATQ, encoded by the coding sequence ATGGCTGAGCTCACCATCACCAGCGTCATCCGCACCGGTCCGTTCGCACCAAAACGTCGATGGCGACAGCCTCTCGTTCCGCTCCTCCTGGCGCTTGTTGTTCTCGCTTGTTTCGTGGGCCCTACCTTCCTTCCGCATGCAGCCGATCAGGTCAACAACTCCAACCCATTCGCCCCACCCAGCTGGGACCACTGGTTCGGCACTGACGAAATCGGCCGCGACATGTTCGCGCGGGTACTCGTTGGAGGGCAGATTTCCCTCAGCGTCTCCTTCGGCGCGGTGGCAGTTGCATTCGTTGTCGGAACCATATGGGGAACGGTGGCAGCGCTACGCAAGGGGTGGGCAGACGAGCTGCTTATGCGTTTTGCAGACATCTCTATGGCAGTGCCGCAAATCTTGTTTGCCCTGCTCTGTGTCGCAAGTTTCGGGGCCTCAATTCTGTCGCTGATTCTCATCATCGGCCTCCTGCTGGCACCATCGACCGCTCGTATGGCGCGCGCAACGCTGCTCGAAGAACTTCGTCTCGACTATGTGGCAGCAGCTCGGGCCTACGGTGCGAGCACACCACGCGTTCTTCTCACCGAAGTTCTCCCTAACGCGTTGCCGGGCCTCTTAGCGCAGACTGCCATCAACGTTGCCAGTGCCATGATTCTCGAGGCGAGCCTCAGCTTTGTCGGACTTGGCGTACCACCACCCGCCATGTCATGGGGAGTCCTCATGCAGCAGGGCTACGGCCAGCTCTTCTCCCACCCGCTGTACATCGTTTGGCCGGCCGTCGCGATGCTCATGACGGTGTTGCTTCTAAATCTTGTCGCTGACCGCGGAGGAAATCGCTCGAAGGAGGCGACGCAATGA
- a CDS encoding ABC transporter ATP-binding protein produces the protein MTVVLDVKDLSVGTAHLQLLRGVTLALHRGERLGLVGESGSGKSLTALSIMRLLELPAKITGGSISIDGNDLTGISRRALNGFRGRRIAMIYQDPGAALNPLMTIGSQLEEAIRLHDRSVSRAASRERTLALLEEVGISEPMSARDAYPHEFSGGMRQRVMIAMALSSDPELLICDEPTTALDVTTQARVMELIDRLANERGTAVLLITHDLGVVAGFCDRVAVMYAGQIVEMTTTASFLSAPSHPYSQALLAASLDLQTPVGTRLPSILGAPRAPRDFDEGCAFRERCPIAVPACSQGPIPLVAVDANSAARCIRIEEARS, from the coding sequence ATGACGGTTGTACTCGATGTCAAGGACCTAAGCGTGGGAACAGCGCACCTTCAGCTTCTCCGTGGAGTGACGCTCGCGCTCCATCGAGGCGAGCGACTGGGGCTTGTGGGGGAATCTGGCAGTGGTAAGTCGCTAACCGCCCTCAGCATCATGCGGCTTTTGGAATTACCGGCCAAGATCACGGGCGGCTCCATCAGTATCGATGGAAACGACTTGACCGGGATTTCTCGCCGAGCCCTGAACGGGTTTCGAGGTCGTCGCATTGCGATGATCTATCAAGATCCGGGTGCAGCACTTAACCCATTGATGACCATCGGATCCCAACTCGAAGAGGCGATTCGGCTTCATGACCGATCCGTGTCTCGTGCCGCCTCCCGTGAGCGCACCCTAGCGCTCCTGGAGGAGGTGGGAATTTCCGAACCGATGTCAGCCCGCGACGCTTACCCTCACGAGTTCTCGGGCGGCATGCGTCAGCGCGTCATGATTGCAATGGCACTGTCCAGCGACCCTGAACTACTCATTTGTGACGAGCCCACGACTGCACTCGATGTCACTACACAGGCTCGAGTGATGGAGCTTATCGACCGGCTAGCCAACGAGCGTGGAACTGCGGTGCTCCTAATCACCCACGATCTGGGCGTCGTCGCTGGGTTCTGCGATCGTGTAGCCGTGATGTATGCCGGACAGATCGTGGAGATGACCACGACAGCGTCGTTCCTTAGCGCACCTTCTCATCCGTATAGCCAAGCGCTGCTCGCGGCTTCTCTTGACCTGCAAACACCGGTCGGCACAAGGCTCCCTTCAATTTTGGGCGCTCCCCGTGCACCGCGCGACTTTGATGAGGGCTGTGCATTCCGCGAACGGTGCCCCATTGCGGTGCCAGCGTGCTCGCAAGGCCCAATCCCTCTCGTCGCTGTTGACGCTAATTCCGCGGCACGCTGCATCCGTATCGAGGAGGCTCGATCATGA
- a CDS encoding ABC transporter ATP-binding protein has product MTSPLVSVPTAAAASAGPVVSVTGVSKTFRRSGAPKRAVSNVSFDIFAGQTLGVVGESGSGKSTLSQIVLGLLRPDEGRVMFDGIDIWEQNHRAMRKLRSRIQVVFQDPHTSLNRRHDIRQIIEAPLRAHGWGNADSRRQRVDELLDLVRIPAALVSRTPTQLSGGQAQRVAIARALALSPSFIVLDEAVSALDTSVRASVLNLLADLQANLGLTYLFISHDLSVVRQSCHRVAVMRQGEFVEQADRDTLFNNPQHPYTRELLDAVPSVRPYPPAHVDSE; this is encoded by the coding sequence ATGACGTCACCACTCGTATCAGTGCCGACCGCAGCGGCCGCATCGGCTGGCCCGGTTGTATCGGTCACGGGAGTTTCGAAGACCTTCCGGCGCTCCGGCGCCCCGAAACGCGCCGTCAGCAACGTCAGTTTTGATATTTTTGCCGGCCAAACGCTTGGAGTTGTTGGCGAATCTGGGTCAGGAAAGTCGACGCTTAGCCAAATCGTGCTTGGACTACTCCGCCCTGATGAGGGGCGCGTGATGTTTGATGGCATTGATATCTGGGAGCAGAACCATCGTGCAATGAGAAAACTGCGAAGCCGCATTCAAGTGGTGTTCCAAGACCCACACACATCGCTGAATCGCCGACATGACATTCGTCAGATCATTGAGGCACCGCTTCGCGCACATGGTTGGGGCAATGCAGATTCGAGAAGACAGCGTGTAGACGAACTCTTGGATTTGGTCAGAATCCCAGCCGCCCTCGTATCGCGCACTCCCACCCAGCTTTCCGGCGGGCAAGCGCAACGCGTTGCTATTGCCCGCGCCTTGGCGTTATCTCCTTCTTTCATCGTTTTGGATGAGGCTGTCTCCGCACTGGATACGTCGGTGCGAGCATCCGTACTCAATTTGCTCGCAGATCTGCAAGCAAATCTCGGCCTCACCTATCTGTTCATTTCGCACGATCTAAGTGTGGTGCGGCAAAGTTGCCACCGCGTAGCAGTGATGCGGCAAGGGGAATTCGTCGAACAAGCTGATCGAGACACACTCTTCAATAATCCTCAGCACCCCTACACGCGGGAGCTCCTTGACGCGGTGCCATCCGTGCGTCCTTATCCACCTGCCCATGTAGACAGCGAGTAA
- a CDS encoding IclR family transcriptional regulator — protein sequence MSIVESFLAQSRQTLTEVASACSLEPATTIRYLRELVARGWLERDEDAKTYSLGVALVTIGAAAQTARPMRGRALPLMRRLLAEFDETVNIATEHRGDVVIIDSLEGGRSIRRGAMLGEKDDWFGSSLGKCILAWMPESRVRELFEKDPPVRHTAKSIITLDAVITDLGDVRERGYALDDEEFEIGLTCVGVPVRTAGGEVTHALSVSGPTHRIQARLAEIVARLQETSREISAAAKAEEKTQ from the coding sequence ATGTCAATTGTCGAATCCTTCCTGGCGCAATCGCGCCAAACCCTTACCGAAGTGGCCAGTGCTTGCTCCCTTGAGCCGGCCACCACAATTAGGTACTTGCGTGAACTCGTCGCACGTGGGTGGCTTGAGCGCGACGAAGACGCGAAAACCTACTCGTTGGGTGTCGCACTCGTGACGATTGGCGCTGCTGCTCAGACGGCACGACCGATGCGAGGTAGGGCGCTCCCGCTCATGCGCCGTCTCCTCGCAGAGTTCGACGAGACCGTCAATATTGCGACAGAGCATCGCGGTGATGTGGTGATCATTGATTCGCTCGAGGGCGGCCGTTCCATCCGACGTGGCGCCATGCTCGGCGAGAAGGACGATTGGTTCGGATCAAGCCTGGGTAAGTGCATCCTCGCGTGGATGCCAGAGTCGCGGGTCCGTGAGCTGTTTGAGAAGGATCCGCCCGTACGGCACACGGCGAAGAGCATCATCACTCTTGACGCGGTGATCACGGACCTCGGTGACGTTAGGGAGCGTGGCTACGCGCTTGACGATGAAGAGTTTGAAATCGGGTTGACCTGCGTCGGTGTGCCTGTGCGTACTGCTGGCGGCGAGGTCACCCACGCGCTGAGCGTCAGTGGGCCCACCCACCGAATTCAGGCACGCCTTGCCGAGATTGTCGCAAGGCTCCAAGAGACATCCCGCGAGATTTCGGCTGCTGCCAAGGCCGAGGAGAAGACGCAATGA
- a CDS encoding amidohydrolase family protein, which yields MTEPLVTVDVHTHIGQHGVHVHDPLASDEVAAWGKVSWDVDLDEHAQAATAAGHSIVLAFDAEPVGVVVDNEYVAETVAGHDNLIGFASVNPTRKDARDRLVYAVENLKLRGLKLGPTYQHFHAHDARALALLEVANEYRLPIIWHQGTTFTPAAIAEYARPLDLDLVARRFPDLPMVIAHCGHPWAEEAASVIRRHPNMYMDVSALDTRPWQFAQSLASAFEYRVFDKLLFGSDFPFSTVQQCIDGLRNGARICRELGIAPITDRDIDALCARDSLTLLGLK from the coding sequence ATGACAGAGCCACTTGTGACCGTCGATGTCCACACTCACATTGGTCAACACGGGGTGCACGTGCACGACCCGTTGGCTTCGGATGAGGTTGCCGCGTGGGGCAAGGTGAGTTGGGACGTCGACCTCGACGAGCACGCTCAAGCAGCTACCGCCGCGGGGCATTCGATCGTGTTGGCATTCGACGCGGAACCCGTAGGCGTTGTAGTCGACAATGAATACGTTGCCGAAACGGTTGCTGGACACGATAACTTGATCGGGTTTGCCAGCGTCAATCCAACTCGTAAAGACGCTCGGGACCGCCTCGTATACGCCGTTGAGAACCTAAAACTCCGCGGGTTGAAGCTTGGCCCGACGTACCAGCATTTTCACGCTCATGACGCCCGCGCGCTGGCATTGCTCGAGGTCGCGAACGAGTATCGACTGCCCATTATTTGGCACCAGGGGACGACATTTACCCCGGCCGCTATCGCCGAGTACGCTCGGCCGCTTGACCTTGATCTGGTCGCAAGAAGATTTCCCGATCTCCCCATGGTGATCGCACATTGTGGACATCCATGGGCGGAAGAGGCCGCCAGCGTAATTCGTCGCCACCCCAACATGTACATGGATGTGTCAGCACTCGACACCCGACCTTGGCAGTTTGCTCAGTCCCTCGCTTCTGCGTTTGAGTATCGGGTATTCGACAAACTGCTATTCGGGTCCGACTTCCCGTTCTCCACCGTGCAACAGTGCATCGATGGATTACGAAACGGTGCTCGCATTTGCCGCGAGCTTGGCATTGCGCCAATCACAGATCGCGATATTGATGCTCTCTGTGCGCGAGACTCCCTTACTCTTCTCGGTCTGAAATAG
- a CDS encoding dihydrodipicolinate synthase family protein, which yields MSITVPSIDLPTTRGRLSGVQVVFQTPFTASGAVDYATLDAEIDWLFANGANGVVFAMVSELLRLSSEERDAISAAVARRSMGRGDCVLSVGAESIDIAIRHSLVARDAGATAVMAAPPTLFRVDDDSLFRYFVAIANAAEVELVVQDASGYVGAPLSIDLQRRLQVELGDRVSFKPEAHPIGPRLTQLRDATDGAARVFEGTGGLYLIDSYRRGAIGTMPAGDLVWALVPLWNALERGDYAAAYRIGGPLAQIVSLQTSLDTFVAIEKRNLVRQGVFRSDFMRQPADQDIDPQMLDEVDRLVDRLREAVQGA from the coding sequence ATGTCTATCACTGTTCCGTCAATCGACCTACCTACCACCCGTGGCCGGTTGTCCGGCGTTCAAGTGGTTTTTCAAACTCCTTTCACTGCGTCCGGAGCGGTTGACTACGCCACGCTTGACGCCGAAATTGATTGGCTTTTTGCCAACGGCGCAAACGGTGTGGTTTTCGCAATGGTTTCGGAACTGTTGCGGCTGTCCTCGGAGGAACGAGACGCCATTTCGGCAGCGGTAGCGCGGCGATCAATGGGCCGTGGTGACTGTGTCCTCAGCGTGGGTGCTGAGTCCATTGACATTGCAATTCGGCACTCGTTGGTGGCGCGTGATGCGGGGGCGACTGCGGTCATGGCAGCACCGCCCACGCTGTTCCGTGTCGATGATGATTCGCTATTTCGCTATTTCGTCGCCATTGCAAATGCGGCAGAGGTGGAGCTAGTTGTTCAGGATGCGAGTGGGTATGTGGGCGCACCATTGAGCATTGATTTGCAGCGTCGCCTCCAAGTTGAACTGGGCGATCGCGTCTCATTCAAACCGGAGGCGCACCCAATCGGCCCGCGCCTCACGCAACTTCGTGACGCAACAGATGGCGCCGCACGTGTGTTTGAGGGAACAGGCGGGCTCTACCTCATCGATAGTTACCGACGAGGTGCGATTGGCACGATGCCTGCCGGTGACCTGGTGTGGGCTCTCGTGCCGCTCTGGAACGCACTTGAGCGGGGAGACTATGCCGCGGCATACCGGATTGGTGGCCCGTTGGCTCAGATTGTGTCACTTCAGACGAGTCTCGATACCTTCGTAGCCATCGAGAAACGCAACCTCGTGCGCCAGGGTGTATTCAGGTCGGACTTCATGCGTCAAC